A portion of the Holosporales bacterium genome contains these proteins:
- a CDS encoding mechanosensitive ion channel family protein, giving the protein MAVRVVVVFKFFVSFLVLLTLPHFASANQPIEAIVENELIGFSGFVYSHLMTVFFIVVALCGTVFFWLISKLIIKKRLDARVKTNARRTHIVEEFFIACKDAAIAFLPALTLVVTVFLIAHVFCTYTASLIIMSAVRTCAVLLFSCLLVHRIFAPNHASERLIRLDDKIAKITSTTINVFLAIVATGHLSHDVISRTCSWFLETFSIIYAVSVCVYIILVAYSCSQRSIGDWLNRKISIDKLSKQKTLLSTLYYVNKYWGHMLALVTLIGGASWCFNRSVSAIYFVINLSLTLFLLFYLQYLLTSLILKKDEIIRKSARGILGTKFSSYSKQLEFAFMALFWSAAVLLASKLFGIDLISLAVNYHTCKTVSLIIANVIVAVAIYLVYMGLELILDYKVHIKRGRKSDLHSKTIMPLFKNTMRIVVFVLGALVILSNFGVNIAPLIAGFGVFGLAASFATQDIIKSFIQGLVILAEDNFLVGDLIRINDFEGFVENLTIRTVHLRERTGKLNIIPYNTIVTYCNLSRDFKFNIFNLQLSMDANIDKVASILDECSKCISKDPGHNLKIIEPARILGVKSIEGRDIILQWAIKTSPDPFGYIGLSMNKMLRAKLIEEGISLPADGHFLYFDKNNPLCLHMVDKDTGSGSKKK; this is encoded by the coding sequence ATGGCAGTAAGAGTGGTTGTTGTGTTTAAGTTTTTTGTCAGTTTCTTAGTGTTGTTAACTCTCCCTCATTTTGCATCGGCAAATCAGCCAATTGAAGCGATAGTGGAAAACGAATTGATTGGCTTTTCCGGTTTTGTCTACAGCCACTTGATGACTGTCTTTTTTATCGTTGTGGCGCTGTGTGGAACTGTTTTTTTCTGGCTTATCTCAAAGCTTATTATAAAAAAACGTCTTGATGCGCGAGTCAAAACGAATGCTCGTCGAACGCATATAGTCGAAGAGTTTTTTATCGCTTGTAAGGATGCGGCGATCGCTTTCTTGCCAGCGTTGACGCTGGTGGTGACGGTTTTCCTGATCGCACATGTGTTTTGCACATATACAGCCAGTTTAATTATCATGTCCGCAGTCCGCACGTGCGCTGTACTGCTTTTCAGTTGTCTGTTGGTTCACAGGATTTTTGCGCCAAATCATGCTAGCGAGCGCCTTATTAGACTTGATGATAAAATAGCCAAAATAACAAGCACAACCATAAATGTCTTTTTAGCTATCGTCGCCACAGGTCATCTGTCTCACGACGTGATTAGCCGAACTTGCTCATGGTTTTTAGAAACTTTCAGCATCATATATGCTGTATCGGTGTGCGTATATATCATATTAGTTGCCTACAGCTGTAGCCAACGAAGCATAGGCGATTGGCTTAATCGCAAAATAAGCATAGATAAGTTAAGCAAACAAAAAACTCTGCTCAGCACCCTGTACTATGTGAACAAATATTGGGGACACATGCTGGCGTTGGTGACATTGATTGGCGGAGCATCTTGGTGCTTTAACAGAAGTGTTTCGGCAATATACTTTGTTATTAATCTCTCATTGACGCTTTTTTTGCTGTTCTACTTACAATATTTGCTGACTTCGCTAATTTTAAAAAAGGATGAAATAATTAGGAAATCTGCCCGTGGAATTTTGGGCACTAAGTTTTCCTCATATTCTAAACAACTAGAATTTGCTTTTATGGCGTTGTTTTGGTCTGCAGCAGTACTGCTTGCCTCAAAATTGTTTGGAATAGACTTGATTTCGTTGGCTGTAAATTATCACACTTGTAAAACTGTTAGCCTAATCATAGCAAACGTCATTGTGGCCGTTGCCATTTATCTAGTGTACATGGGGCTTGAGTTGATTTTGGATTACAAAGTTCATATAAAACGCGGCCGTAAATCGGATTTGCACAGCAAAACCATTATGCCTTTGTTTAAAAACACGATGCGTATAGTCGTATTTGTCCTCGGTGCGCTTGTTATACTGTCGAACTTTGGGGTAAATATCGCACCGCTTATCGCTGGATTTGGTGTATTTGGATTGGCAGCCAGCTTTGCCACTCAGGATATAATAAAGTCGTTTATTCAAGGGCTTGTTATCTTAGCTGAAGATAATTTTCTTGTGGGCGATCTTATCAGAATTAATGATTTTGAAGGTTTTGTAGAAAATTTGACAATTAGAACCGTTCATTTGAGAGAGAGAACTGGTAAACTCAATATCATTCCATATAACACCATTGTTACTTACTGTAATCTGTCACGGGACTTTAAATTTAATATATTTAATTTGCAGTTGAGCATGGACGCAAACATTGACAAAGTTGCTTCGATTTTGGATGAATGCAGCAAATGCATATCAAAAGACCCTGGGCACAATTTAAAAATCATAGAGCCAGCCCGCATCTTGGGCGTAAAGTCAATAGAAGGCAGAGATATTATCCTTCAGTGGGCCATAAAGACCTCTCCAGACCCATTTGGATATATTGGCCTGAGCATGAATAAAATGCTTAGGGCAAAATTGATTGAGGAGGGCATAAGTTTGCCAGCAGATGGCCACTTCTTATACTTTGATAAAAACAATCCACTTTGCCTGCATATGGTGGATAAAGATACAGGCAGCGGAAGTAAGAAGAAGTAG
- a CDS encoding TIGR00282 family metallophosphoesterase — MRILFFGDIVGRGGRDGVKRILPKLQSKFSPDLIIANADNAAHGFGISKSVAEELFALGIDVLTGGNHIWDQKDSIGYIAQTQRVLRPLNYPNGTPGAGYAFAQTHNSTGQVLVLHLQGQYEMPQKLDSSFSCAEQILEKYALKGKVDAIFVDFHAEMTSEKLCLGNFLDGKVSAVIGTHTHVPSADHRILPNGTAYMTDVGMCGNYDSILGMEKQISINRMAKQFSLPYNRLTIADGEATVCCVMVEIDDKSGLATSITPIRSGGILASCGEV; from the coding sequence ATGCGGATACTGTTTTTCGGCGACATAGTTGGGCGTGGCGGACGCGATGGGGTGAAGCGGATTCTGCCTAAGCTGCAGAGTAAATTCTCACCCGACCTGATAATCGCCAATGCAGACAATGCAGCCCATGGATTTGGTATCAGCAAAAGCGTTGCTGAAGAGCTGTTTGCTTTAGGTATAGATGTTTTAACGGGCGGCAATCACATTTGGGATCAAAAAGATTCGATCGGCTATATTGCTCAAACTCAAAGGGTGCTTCGCCCTCTTAACTACCCAAACGGTACTCCAGGGGCAGGATATGCCTTTGCGCAAACACACAACAGTACTGGCCAGGTTTTGGTTCTGCATCTTCAAGGGCAGTATGAGATGCCTCAAAAGTTGGACAGTTCGTTCAGTTGCGCCGAACAAATTCTGGAAAAATACGCTTTAAAAGGAAAAGTCGATGCGATTTTTGTGGATTTTCATGCAGAGATGACGTCCGAAAAATTGTGTTTAGGGAATTTTTTGGACGGTAAAGTCTCAGCTGTTATAGGTACTCACACTCATGTTCCCTCCGCTGATCACAGAATCTTACCCAACGGAACTGCATACATGACCGACGTAGGTATGTGCGGAAATTATGATTCAATCCTTGGTATGGAAAAACAGATCTCAATTAACCGTATGGCAAAGCAGTTCAGCCTTCCTTATAACCGCCTGACCATTGCAGATGGCGAAGCGACTGTATGCTGCGTAATGGTCGAGATAGACGATAAATCTGGGCTGGCGACCTCTATCACCCCAATCCGCTCTGGCGGGATATTGGCTTCTTGCGGCGAAGTTTGA
- a CDS encoding thymidine kinase, producing the protein MSKVYFYYSSMNAGKSTNLLQSAYNYNERGMECILFTPELDDRFGKGVIASRIGLSSPAIPVNKSFDLFTYTQDQQASSQNLACVLVDEAQFLTREQVRQLTDISDILNIPVLAYGLRTDFLGQLFEGSKWLLAWADELRELKAICFCGKKASMNMRQDKNGKAVIEGKQIDIGAEDKYISLCRRHFKEKVISEI; encoded by the coding sequence ATGTCTAAGGTATATTTCTACTACTCATCGATGAACGCAGGTAAATCGACCAATCTTTTGCAGTCTGCATATAACTATAACGAGCGCGGGATGGAGTGCATACTTTTCACTCCCGAGCTTGATGACCGGTTCGGTAAAGGAGTAATTGCATCCAGAATCGGCCTCTCATCCCCAGCTATACCTGTAAACAAAAGTTTCGACTTATTTACCTACACTCAAGATCAGCAAGCTTCTTCGCAGAATTTGGCTTGCGTGTTGGTTGACGAGGCCCAGTTCCTTACGCGTGAGCAAGTGCGCCAATTGACTGATATTTCTGATATATTGAATATTCCGGTTCTGGCCTATGGCCTTAGGACGGACTTTCTGGGGCAATTATTTGAAGGAAGTAAGTGGCTGCTGGCCTGGGCGGATGAATTGCGTGAGCTTAAGGCCATATGCTTCTGTGGCAAGAAAGCGAGCATGAATATGCGTCAGGACAAAAACGGCAAAGCGGTTATAGAAGGTAAGCAAATCGACATAGGCGCAGAAGACAAGTATATAAGCCTGTGTCGCAGGCACTTTAAAGAAAAAGTAATCAGCGAAATCTGA
- the mutS gene encoding DNA mismatch repair protein MutS produces MSNDLLLFQDSSTDTPMMQQYFEVKSQYSDCLLLFRMGEFFELFFEDAKVASAALDIVLTHRGKHRGQDIPMCGIPAIHLDTYMQRLIKMGFRLAICDQLETPQEAKKRGSKAVVNRGVVRIATSGTITEDGLLQAKVNNFLISIMPCSSDAKVINIAESFGLGVIDISTGTFLVETVKKDDLLSELTRYIPSEVICPQSISDNPWLSEVMATIRVRITPIPDTKFAPITERSRLEKVFGVKTLDSFGQFSEAEISASGALIEYLTITQRSQFPRLSPPLKAHLDRMVQIDAATRKNLEILAPNQPGSASLVDCIDETAYAGGGRLLRSRLSSPIFDVQELNRRLDGVEFFVSSPDLAGSIRESLKVCPDVERALSRVLFMRASPKDLCSIKGALEIFNGFHKKLTEAVDVYEKDAGEVGDFVRSVPDISNIQEMLQQALVDIPPYLTKDGGFIRQGYNTELDELRSLKDESHKHIEKLKEKYVHMTGISSLKIRQNNIWGWYVEVPYTQKDYMPEDVFTHRQTLANAVRYVTTELAELQFKIEQSHEASIILELKIFDDIIRMIAERAEDLRKLAYTLAVLDLSSMTALVGKKKDYCRPVLTDDLSLYIKQGRHPVVEAVCRDNISGNSFVPNDCYFDDKTRVSLLTGPNMSGKSTYLRQNALIIIMAQAGLFVPAKQAHIGVVDKLFSRIGASDELARGRSTFMVEMIETSAILHQAGPRSFVILDEVGRGTSTFDGLSLAWAILEQIHNKNRCRALFATHYHELVNAAQHLSGVKCQTPKIQDWNGKIIFHHEILEGVASKSYGLHVAEMAGIPSEVIKRARDILSQIENDKSVSVSTEVSEPQDKDDQYNNSEIIGMLEMYDLNNLSPKQALDALYEVKNKLATK; encoded by the coding sequence ATGAGCAACGATTTACTACTGTTTCAAGATTCATCAACCGATACGCCGATGATGCAGCAGTATTTTGAGGTTAAGTCGCAATACTCTGACTGCTTGCTTTTATTTCGCATGGGCGAATTTTTTGAGCTGTTTTTTGAAGATGCCAAAGTCGCGTCAGCCGCCCTTGATATAGTTTTGACCCATCGCGGTAAACACCGAGGGCAAGATATTCCGATGTGCGGTATTCCGGCTATACATTTGGATACTTATATGCAGCGCCTTATAAAGATGGGGTTCCGCCTGGCCATTTGCGACCAGCTAGAGACCCCGCAGGAGGCAAAAAAACGCGGATCAAAAGCGGTGGTGAACCGCGGAGTTGTAAGAATTGCGACCTCTGGCACAATCACCGAAGATGGGCTGCTGCAGGCTAAGGTCAATAACTTTTTGATCTCGATTATGCCATGCAGCTCTGACGCAAAGGTTATAAACATTGCAGAATCCTTTGGCTTGGGGGTTATCGATATTTCTACGGGAACGTTTCTGGTTGAGACGGTAAAAAAAGATGACCTGCTAAGTGAACTTACAAGGTATATCCCCAGCGAAGTCATCTGCCCTCAAAGCATATCCGATAACCCGTGGCTAAGCGAAGTTATGGCGACGATTAGGGTACGCATCACCCCTATACCAGACACGAAGTTTGCACCGATTACAGAGCGGTCTAGGCTAGAGAAAGTGTTTGGCGTCAAAACACTCGACAGCTTTGGCCAGTTTAGTGAGGCGGAAATCTCTGCAAGTGGAGCGTTGATTGAGTATCTCACTATTACCCAGCGCTCACAATTTCCGCGGCTTAGCCCGCCGCTTAAAGCTCATCTTGACCGTATGGTACAGATTGACGCAGCTACGCGTAAAAATCTTGAGATTTTGGCCCCCAACCAGCCTGGGTCAGCCAGTCTTGTAGATTGCATTGACGAAACCGCTTATGCAGGAGGTGGAAGGCTTTTAAGATCTAGGCTTTCAAGCCCCATCTTCGATGTGCAAGAGCTGAATCGTCGTCTGGATGGAGTTGAGTTTTTTGTAAGCAGCCCAGACCTTGCCGGCAGTATACGAGAATCCCTTAAAGTATGCCCTGATGTAGAACGTGCCTTGTCCAGAGTTCTGTTCATGCGCGCCTCGCCAAAAGATCTTTGTAGCATCAAGGGGGCCTTAGAAATCTTTAATGGATTTCATAAAAAGCTGACAGAAGCTGTTGATGTTTATGAGAAAGACGCCGGAGAGGTTGGTGACTTTGTTAGGTCTGTCCCAGATATTTCCAATATTCAAGAGATGCTTCAGCAAGCTCTTGTCGATATACCGCCATACTTGACCAAAGATGGCGGGTTTATACGCCAGGGATACAACACTGAGCTTGATGAGCTTAGGTCCCTGAAGGACGAGTCGCATAAACATATAGAAAAGCTTAAGGAAAAATATGTACACATGACCGGAATCTCGTCGCTTAAGATCCGGCAAAATAATATCTGGGGCTGGTATGTGGAGGTCCCGTATACTCAAAAAGACTATATGCCTGAGGATGTATTTACTCACCGCCAGACGTTAGCTAATGCGGTTAGGTATGTAACCACTGAGTTGGCTGAGCTTCAGTTCAAAATAGAGCAATCGCATGAGGCTTCGATAATCTTAGAACTAAAAATATTTGACGATATAATCAGGATGATTGCCGAGCGCGCAGAAGACCTAAGGAAATTGGCCTATACGCTGGCTGTGTTGGATCTGTCGTCTATGACGGCTTTGGTTGGCAAGAAAAAAGACTACTGCCGGCCTGTATTAACCGATGATTTATCCCTATATATCAAGCAAGGCCGACATCCGGTTGTAGAAGCTGTCTGCCGAGACAACATATCCGGCAATTCGTTCGTGCCGAACGATTGCTATTTTGATGACAAAACGAGGGTCAGCCTGCTTACTGGTCCCAACATGTCCGGTAAAAGCACTTATCTCCGGCAAAATGCGCTTATAATAATTATGGCTCAGGCCGGCCTGTTCGTTCCAGCCAAACAAGCCCACATTGGCGTTGTTGATAAACTATTCAGCCGTATTGGCGCCAGCGACGAGCTAGCCCGCGGCCGATCCACCTTTATGGTAGAGATGATTGAGACGTCTGCCATTTTGCATCAAGCTGGACCGCGTTCGTTTGTGATTCTTGACGAGGTGGGGCGCGGCACGTCAACGTTTGACGGGCTGTCTTTAGCTTGGGCAATCCTTGAGCAAATACACAACAAAAACCGCTGCAGAGCTTTGTTTGCAACGCATTATCATGAGCTTGTCAATGCGGCGCAGCATCTAAGCGGAGTAAAATGTCAAACCCCTAAGATACAAGATTGGAACGGCAAGATTATCTTTCATCATGAGATTTTGGAAGGGGTCGCAAGCAAATCATACGGCCTTCATGTTGCGGAAATGGCCGGCATTCCGTCAGAGGTTATTAAGCGCGCAAGGGATATTCTGTCGCAGATAGAAAACGATAAATCAGTCTCAGTTTCAACCGAAGTATCTGAGCCGCAAGACAAAGACGATCAGTACAACAACTCTGAAATAATAGGAATGCTTGAAATGTATGATTTAAATAATTTATCCCCAAAGCAAGCGCTTGATGCTTTGTACGAAGTTAAAAATAAACTGGCGACAAAGTAG
- the murJ gene encoding murein biosynthesis integral membrane protein MurJ yields the protein MDVIKSIFTVGGYTTLYRITSVIRDALQTAVLGAGPITDAFAVAFKLANLLRKLFAEGAFNAAFLPRFTNVLSKDGKIAASVLASQVLSQLALILTIFAVFFLSCFPSIIKALAPGFAVGSVQYSYAVEFGYICFPFAITSFIAALFGGILNAFNKFAVPAAVQMTLNICLIIALLFGYFGLPRVGHMMAWATMTAGILQVMILWINVNMYGINVRITTRRPSAEAFAIIKRIIPGAVGAGVWQINVFIGCISLASFLPSGSVSYVYYTDHINQIPLGIMGVSLGIVLLPPLTKFLQSKDLKRGNAQFNMGIIFGLALILPATVVLSVLAEPITAAFYGHGKFGSAEIRNAAPVLTAFALGLPSYILTKIFSTAFFAQKNVQTPVIAGGIALAANLVSAFFFIQAFNQINLGHVGIAAAISASSWINVAVLYAAMVRRKQLHILSKSWIVCLKLLLVSGVMAVSAYMMDLYTNNAYSHGSLGQTVIIITIIVISGLIFWILGKSLGCFKAITELQAVASYSSVKEEE from the coding sequence GTGGATGTAATCAAGTCGATATTTACCGTAGGCGGTTATACAACGCTCTACAGAATAACCAGCGTTATAAGGGACGCTCTGCAGACGGCTGTATTGGGGGCTGGGCCGATTACCGACGCATTTGCAGTTGCGTTCAAGCTTGCCAATCTGCTGAGGAAGTTATTCGCTGAGGGCGCATTTAACGCCGCTTTTCTGCCAAGGTTTACCAACGTCCTTAGCAAGGACGGTAAGATTGCCGCCTCTGTATTAGCTTCGCAAGTCCTGTCCCAATTGGCGCTGATATTAACAATCTTTGCTGTATTCTTCCTGTCTTGCTTTCCCAGCATTATAAAGGCGCTTGCGCCAGGATTTGCCGTTGGCAGTGTGCAGTACAGCTATGCGGTAGAGTTTGGGTATATATGTTTTCCTTTCGCCATTACATCGTTCATTGCGGCTTTGTTTGGCGGAATACTGAACGCATTCAATAAATTCGCTGTACCAGCCGCTGTTCAGATGACGCTGAACATATGCCTGATCATAGCGCTGCTTTTTGGCTATTTCGGATTACCAAGGGTTGGGCATATGATGGCTTGGGCGACAATGACGGCCGGTATTCTTCAGGTAATGATACTCTGGATCAATGTCAACATGTACGGAATCAATGTCAGAATAACGACCAGAAGGCCTTCGGCGGAAGCTTTCGCGATAATCAAGCGCATTATACCTGGCGCAGTGGGCGCTGGCGTTTGGCAGATCAACGTTTTTATCGGCTGTATCAGCTTGGCGTCGTTTTTGCCATCAGGATCTGTTTCATATGTGTACTATACCGATCATATTAATCAGATTCCCCTTGGGATTATGGGGGTATCTCTTGGTATTGTGCTGTTGCCGCCGCTGACAAAATTTTTGCAGAGCAAAGACCTAAAGAGAGGCAACGCTCAGTTCAATATGGGGATTATTTTTGGGCTGGCCCTGATTCTTCCGGCGACAGTTGTGCTGTCAGTTTTGGCCGAGCCAATTACCGCGGCTTTTTATGGACACGGCAAGTTTGGCTCAGCCGAGATACGAAACGCCGCGCCAGTTTTGACCGCCTTTGCCTTGGGATTGCCGTCTTATATACTGACCAAAATATTTTCCACTGCCTTTTTTGCTCAGAAAAATGTTCAAACCCCGGTTATAGCTGGCGGTATCGCTCTGGCGGCCAACCTTGTATCCGCCTTCTTTTTTATTCAGGCTTTTAACCAAATCAACCTTGGACACGTTGGTATTGCGGCTGCTATATCGGCTTCCTCCTGGATAAACGTAGCAGTTTTATATGCCGCAATGGTGCGCCGTAAACAGCTGCACATTCTTAGCAAAAGCTGGATCGTCTGCCTGAAGTTATTGCTTGTTTCGGGTGTTATGGCGGTAAGCGCATATATGATGGATTTATACACGAACAACGCTTATTCACATGGCAGCTTAGGGCAAACTGTGATAATAATTACAATTATAGTAATCAGCGGGCTGATTTTCTGGATACTAGGAAAATCGCTTGGCTGTTTTAAGGCGATTACAGAACTTCAGGCAGTCGCTAGCTATAGCTCAGTCAAAGAAGAAGAGTAG
- the trpS gene encoding tryptophan--tRNA ligase — protein MGKIILTGDRPSGRLHLGHYIGSLLNRIDLQNQYKQYVMIADVQALTDNFDNPDKIRSSIYELAYDYLAVGLDPKKTTIFIQSQIPEIAELTIYFLNLVNLGRLKRNPTVKAEIQQKGFGNTIPVGFLCYPISQAADIATFQAELVPAGEDQIPIIEQANEIVRRFNSIYNTNCLKESKPLLSKTPRLVGTDGQNKASKSLGNAIFLSDEPGVIKEKVFSMFTDPDHIRASDPGKVEGNVVFTYLDAFHPDENELEDLKVKYRRGGLGDTVIKGILNDVLQNLLTPIRGKRLSLKKEYILDVLRTGTNEAKLAVAETMAQVRAAIGVNYLDNK, from the coding sequence ATGGGCAAGATAATCCTAACTGGCGACAGGCCGTCTGGTCGTCTGCATCTTGGGCACTACATCGGGTCGCTGCTAAACCGGATAGATCTTCAAAATCAATATAAGCAGTACGTGATGATCGCTGATGTTCAGGCGCTAACTGATAACTTCGACAATCCCGATAAAATACGTAGCAGTATATATGAGCTTGCTTATGACTATCTGGCGGTTGGCCTTGATCCTAAAAAAACGACTATATTCATACAGTCCCAGATTCCTGAAATCGCTGAGCTAACGATATATTTCCTTAATTTGGTCAACCTTGGAAGACTTAAGCGCAATCCAACAGTTAAGGCGGAAATACAGCAGAAGGGTTTTGGCAACACCATCCCAGTTGGGTTTTTGTGTTATCCCATAAGCCAAGCGGCCGATATTGCAACATTCCAGGCAGAGCTGGTGCCCGCAGGTGAAGATCAAATCCCTATAATCGAGCAAGCCAACGAGATTGTTAGGCGGTTTAACAGCATTTATAATACCAATTGCCTAAAAGAATCTAAGCCGCTTTTAAGTAAGACCCCAAGGCTGGTTGGCACTGATGGACAAAACAAAGCCAGTAAGTCTTTGGGTAATGCTATTTTCCTTTCTGACGAGCCAGGCGTGATAAAAGAGAAAGTCTTTTCTATGTTCACCGACCCTGATCATATACGCGCCAGCGACCCAGGAAAGGTCGAAGGTAACGTCGTGTTTACTTACCTTGACGCCTTTCATCCGGACGAAAATGAGTTGGAGGACCTAAAAGTCAAATACAGGCGTGGCGGCCTTGGGGATACGGTCATAAAGGGCATTTTGAATGATGTTTTGCAGAATCTGCTAACCCCGATTCGCGGAAAGCGCCTAAGCCTGAAAAAAGAGTATATCCTTGACGTGCTTAGGACGGGAACCAACGAGGCTAAGCTTGCTGTAGCCGAAACCATGGCCCAGGTCCGCGCTGCAATAGGCGTTAATTATTTGGATAATAAATAA
- a CDS encoding DNA-deoxyinosine glycosylase, whose protein sequence is MARLDHPFNPVFDKSSSILILGTFPSVKSRGEGFYYGHPQNRFWKIIASVTNTNPFPETIADKKQMLLANKIALGDILQSCDIEGSDDGSIKNPTPTDLSKILSNASIKNIFANGDKAYRLLLKYYGKTLQNIIKLPSTSTANAKYNIEMLITAWSQILN, encoded by the coding sequence TTGGCGCGCTTAGATCATCCTTTCAATCCGGTTTTTGATAAAAGCTCATCCATCTTGATACTAGGAACGTTCCCGTCGGTAAAATCGCGTGGAGAAGGTTTCTATTACGGGCATCCGCAGAATAGGTTTTGGAAAATAATTGCAAGCGTTACAAACACCAATCCTTTTCCGGAAACAATCGCCGATAAAAAACAAATGCTTCTTGCGAATAAAATCGCTCTTGGGGATATATTACAAAGCTGTGATATTGAAGGCTCAGACGACGGCAGTATAAAAAATCCAACGCCAACCGACCTGTCAAAGATACTAAGTAACGCAAGCATTAAAAATATCTTCGCGAATGGAGATAAAGCCTATCGATTACTTCTCAAGTATTACGGCAAAACTTTACAAAATATTATAAAACTGCCTTCGACAAGCACTGCCAACGCAAAGTATAATATCGAAATGTTAATTACCGCGTGGAGTCAGATACTCAACTAA
- a CDS encoding isoprenylcysteine carboxylmethyltransferase family protein translates to MLWRWIKAVIALPFNVLVVAPAIILFFAGYHWKLNEMYLMIIGATLLTIGLFLAGWTMRLFAQKGEGTAAPWDPPKKLVVAGPYCYVRNPMIVSVIIMLTAESLLLNSWHIFIWSVVFLAGNLVYFPLVEEKKLEKSFGVDYLNYQCNVPRWIPRLTAWKPE, encoded by the coding sequence ATGCTCTGGAGATGGATAAAGGCTGTTATTGCGTTGCCGTTTAATGTCTTGGTAGTAGCGCCCGCGATTATACTTTTCTTTGCCGGTTATCATTGGAAACTTAACGAGATGTATTTAATGATTATTGGCGCAACGTTGTTGACGATCGGGTTGTTTTTAGCCGGATGGACTATGCGGCTTTTCGCCCAGAAGGGGGAGGGAACCGCCGCCCCATGGGATCCGCCTAAGAAATTAGTCGTTGCTGGCCCATATTGTTATGTCAGAAATCCAATGATAGTAAGCGTGATAATCATGCTAACCGCCGAGTCGTTACTGCTGAATTCCTGGCATATTTTCATTTGGTCGGTTGTGTTTTTAGCAGGAAATTTGGTCTATTTCCCCTTGGTTGAAGAGAAAAAATTAGAGAAAAGCTTTGGCGTGGATTATCTAAACTATCAATGCAACGTGCCTCGCTGGATCCCAAGGCTTACAGCCTGGAAGCCCGAATAA
- the atpH gene encoding ATP synthase F1 subunit delta, producing the protein MSFEKSVISNYVSALSKLLTEEMIANLDTNVEYMAELLDLFKADDGASPSMTQIFRAADLYDEMFDAVKGALKDLPEVFRNLIGVMHENQRLGFFPQVIEKAYEICLVAQEVRRVEVISAEEVKGKELADLKVNLEKLFGRKLLIDWRRDSELVAGFTLKIGSCLIDASLKNKLQRVKNAITGEAYA; encoded by the coding sequence ATGTCATTCGAAAAATCCGTTATCAGCAATTATGTAAGCGCGCTCAGTAAACTTCTTACGGAAGAGATGATCGCAAATCTAGACACTAACGTTGAGTATATGGCTGAGTTGCTTGATTTATTTAAGGCCGACGACGGCGCTTCCCCAAGCATGACTCAAATATTTCGCGCAGCAGACCTGTATGATGAGATGTTTGACGCAGTAAAAGGCGCGCTTAAAGACCTGCCAGAGGTTTTCCGCAATCTAATAGGTGTTATGCATGAAAACCAAAGGCTTGGATTTTTCCCGCAGGTAATCGAAAAGGCCTACGAGATATGTCTGGTTGCGCAAGAAGTCAGGCGTGTAGAAGTCATATCGGCTGAAGAAGTTAAAGGCAAAGAACTGGCTGATTTGAAGGTCAATCTTGAAAAACTGTTTGGCAGGAAATTGCTGATTGACTGGCGACGAGACAGCGAGTTGGTTGCCGGGTTCACTTTGAAGATCGGGTCATGCTTGATCGACGCCTCGCTTAAGAACAAATTACAGCGTGTTAAGAACGCAATAACAGGAGAAGCCTATGCTTAA